A genomic segment from Rosettibacter firmus encodes:
- a CDS encoding response regulator transcription factor has product MSEENIFNARILLVEDEESLATGLEYNLSEEGYIIDWAKDGTQAIEKFNKGNYDLIILDIMLPYQNGFEVAAKVREKDPQIPILMLTARTTVDDKVKGLEIGADDYITKPFHLQELLLRIKGMLKRKNWYIKSIKQNPVYKFGDCEINFDTLRFRKGKSEFNLTYFEAILLKYLIENKGRIISRKELLENVWNMNPEAETRTVDIFISRLRKYFEDDPSNPVYIKSIRSLGYIFEAGENI; this is encoded by the coding sequence ATGAGTGAAGAAAATATTTTTAATGCCAGAATCCTTTTAGTTGAAGATGAAGAAAGCCTTGCAACAGGTCTTGAATATAATTTATCGGAAGAAGGTTACATAATCGATTGGGCTAAAGACGGAACACAGGCAATCGAAAAATTCAATAAAGGCAATTACGATTTAATCATTCTCGATATTATGCTTCCATACCAAAATGGTTTTGAAGTTGCAGCTAAGGTAAGAGAAAAAGATCCTCAGATTCCGATTTTAATGCTAACAGCTCGCACTACTGTTGATGATAAAGTTAAAGGTCTCGAAATTGGTGCAGATGATTACATTACAAAGCCATTTCATCTGCAGGAATTGTTATTGAGAATTAAAGGAATGCTCAAAAGAAAAAACTGGTACATAAAATCAATTAAACAAAATCCTGTTTACAAATTTGGTGATTGTGAAATTAATTTTGACACTCTGAGATTCAGAAAAGGGAAATCTGAATTTAATCTTACATACTTTGAAGCCATACTTCTAAAATATCTTATAGAGAATAAAGGAAGAATAATTAGCAGGAAAGAATTATTAGAGAATGTCTGGAATATGAATCCAGAAGCTGAAACAAGAACAGTTGATATATTCATATCAAGATTAAGAAAATATTTTGAAGATGATCCTTCAAATCCCGTTTATATAAAAAGTATAAGAAGTTTAGGTTACATATTCGAAGCAGGTGAAAATATTTAA
- a CDS encoding two-component regulator propeller domain-containing protein yields the protein MKRKILSTIFFILLAINLSFSQIQNPEWVNFTANKDIRALLIEGNYVWVGTTGGLVKVNMLTGEKVNYNKINSRLPDNYVNAIAIDSHGNKWIGTWGGGLAKFDGVNWTVYNASNSDLPANRVYAIAIDSQGNKWIGTWGEGLAKFDGVNWTVYNASNSGLPYDYVYAIAIDLQGNKWIGTWGGGLTKFDGVNWTVYNTSNSGLPDNDVFAIAIDSQGNKWIGTYGGLAKFDGVNWIVYKTWNSGLPSNRVSAIAIDSEGNKWIGTYRGLAKFDGTNWTVYNTSNSDLPDNSVYAITIDSQGNKWIGTYGGLAKFDGTNWTVYSSSNSGLPDDEVLAIAIDSEGNKWIGTEYGGLAKFDGVNWTVYDEWNSGLPSNYVNAIAIDSEGNKWIGTYGGLAKFDGVNWIVYKTWNSGLPDDVVNAIAIDSQGNKWIGTWGGGLAKFDGVNWTVYNTLNSGLPDNDVNAIVIDSQGDKWIGTDGGGLAVYREGGVILDVNEKEENTMPKKFSLYQNYPNPFNSSTIIEFELADISNVKLELYDVLGRKLRTIISNELQAGRHQFRFDAADLPSGIYFYVLSTNKFIESKKMMLIK from the coding sequence ATGAAAAGAAAAATATTATCAACGATTTTTTTCATTCTTTTAGCAATTAATCTTTCATTTTCTCAAATACAGAATCCCGAGTGGGTTAATTTTACTGCAAATAAAGATATTAGAGCACTATTAATTGAAGGTAATTACGTCTGGGTTGGGACAACTGGAGGTTTAGTTAAGGTAAATATGCTTACAGGTGAGAAAGTTAATTATAATAAAATAAACTCACGTCTGCCAGATAATTATGTTAATGCAATAGCCATAGATTCACATGGTAACAAATGGATTGGGACATGGGGAGGAGGCTTAGCAAAGTTTGATGGAGTAAACTGGACTGTTTATAACGCATCAAATTCAGATCTGCCAGCTAATCGGGTTTATGCTATAGCCATAGATTCACAGGGGAACAAATGGATTGGGACTTGGGGAGAAGGCTTAGCAAAGTTTGATGGAGTAAACTGGACTGTTTATAACGCATCAAATTCAGGTCTGCCATATGATTATGTTTATGCTATAGCCATAGATTTACAGGGGAACAAATGGATTGGGACTTGGGGAGGAGGTTTAACAAAGTTTGATGGAGTAAACTGGACTGTTTATAACACATCAAATTCAGGTCTGCCAGATAATGATGTTTTTGCAATAGCCATAGATTCACAAGGGAACAAATGGATTGGGACATATGGAGGCTTAGCAAAGTTTGATGGTGTAAACTGGATTGTTTATAAAACATGGAATTCAGGTCTGCCATCTAATCGGGTCAGTGCAATAGCCATAGATTCAGAGGGGAACAAATGGATTGGGACATATAGAGGCTTAGCAAAGTTTGATGGAACAAATTGGACTGTTTATAACACATCAAATTCAGATTTGCCAGATAATAGTGTTTATGCAATAACTATCGATTCACAAGGGAACAAATGGATTGGGACATATGGAGGCTTAGCAAAGTTTGATGGAACAAATTGGACTGTTTACAGCTCATCAAATTCAGGTCTACCAGATGATGAGGTTCTTGCAATAGCCATAGATTCAGAGGGGAACAAATGGATTGGGACAGAGTATGGAGGCTTAGCAAAGTTTGATGGAGTAAATTGGACTGTTTATGACGAATGGAATTCAGGTTTGCCATCTAATTATGTTAATGCAATAGCCATAGATTCAGAGGGGAACAAATGGATTGGGACATATGGAGGCTTAGCAAAGTTTGATGGTGTAAACTGGATTGTTTATAAAACATGGAATTCAGGTCTGCCAGATGATGTTGTTAATGCAATAGCCATAGATTCACAAGGGAACAAATGGATTGGGACTTGGGGTGGAGGCTTAGCAAAGTTTGATGGAGTAAACTGGACTGTTTATAACACATTAAATTCAGGTCTGCCAGATAATGATGTTAATGCAATAGTCATAGATTCGCAGGGGGACAAATGGATTGGGACAGATGGTGGAGGCTTAGCAGTGTATCGTGAGGGTGGAGTAATACTTGATGTTAATGAGAAAGAAGAAAATACTATGCCTAAGAAATTTTCACTATATCAAAATTATCCTAATCCATTTAATTCAAGTACAATAATTGAGTTTGAACTCGCAGATATTTCTAATGTTAAACTTGAGTTATATGATGTATTGGGGAGAAAGTTAAGAACAATTATTTCAAATGAACTTCAAGCTGGAAGACACCAGTTTAGATTTGATGCTGCTGATTTACCAAGTGGAATTTACTTTTATGTTTTATCAACTAATAAATTTATTGAATCAAAAAAGATGATGCTAATTAAATAA
- a CDS encoding tetratricopeptide repeat-containing sensor histidine kinase yields MKNVFLFLLSLSSLQAQINLDSLLRVNPSLPETSQVDILINNCWLMRNKNPQLAKKYGEEAISKAKKSNKKNLQAKAMNILGVVYRNLGEHEKALDLFNDALNIAIETKDSIQMAYSYNNVGGIYRLQGNNSLALEYVYRGLEIFEKFNHAEGKAFCSINIGLIYKNQENFDQALEHFMNVLQLRRKTKDEPGIALTLILIGETYIAKEDINNALKFYLLAEAKYKKLNDLRGLASAWGGIGKVYELKGEYEKAINYHTRALNYSRELNYLDGQVMNLNRLAIIHAKLNKLKEAEEFLKQAKSLAKYLSAAYLVLDCYNQWINYYEIINDYKNAFYYSKKIDTVKDSLISKQNVSVIKTMESIYKAEKSEREKAILQKDKELAEKQRDYFILITLLILLIAVITYSRYITKKIANEKLKKLNLMKDTLFRIIAHDLRNPFSIMFGYINLLKDNYDTLNDEEKLTFITNMGKAAKQNLHLLENLLLWSRLQTGKLEVNMRVLDLYEIIIENFLALSELAKDKNINLETSINDELKVKADENMLNFILKNLIHNGIKYTHKGGKVYVSAEKMDKFVKINIEDNGTGLDELTKSKLFEYDLNKRKNGTEGEGGSGLGLIICKEFIEKLGGNLYVFSELNKGTKFSFTLPSAN; encoded by the coding sequence TTGAAAAATGTTTTTTTGTTTCTACTAAGTTTATCATCTCTTCAAGCTCAGATAAATTTAGATAGTTTACTGAGAGTAAATCCATCACTGCCAGAAACATCTCAAGTCGATATTCTAATAAATAATTGTTGGTTAATGAGAAATAAAAATCCGCAACTGGCTAAAAAGTACGGCGAAGAAGCAATATCTAAGGCTAAGAAATCAAATAAAAAAAATTTACAGGCAAAAGCGATGAATATACTTGGTGTGGTTTATCGTAATCTCGGTGAACATGAAAAAGCATTAGATCTTTTTAATGATGCACTCAATATTGCTATAGAAACAAAAGATTCAATTCAAATGGCTTATTCATATAATAATGTTGGAGGTATATATCGACTACAGGGAAATAATTCACTTGCACTCGAGTATGTTTATAGAGGTCTTGAGATATTTGAAAAATTTAATCACGCAGAAGGGAAAGCATTTTGTTCTATAAATATTGGTTTGATTTATAAAAATCAAGAAAACTTTGATCAAGCACTTGAACATTTTATGAATGTTTTGCAATTGAGAAGAAAAACTAAAGATGAACCAGGAATTGCTTTGACATTAATTTTAATTGGTGAAACATATATTGCTAAAGAAGATATTAATAATGCACTTAAATTTTATTTACTGGCAGAAGCAAAATATAAAAAACTCAATGATCTTAGAGGACTTGCATCTGCATGGGGAGGAATTGGTAAAGTATATGAGTTAAAAGGTGAGTATGAAAAAGCAATAAATTATCATACACGAGCATTAAATTACTCGAGAGAATTGAATTATTTAGATGGTCAGGTAATGAATCTTAATAGACTTGCTATAATTCATGCAAAATTAAATAAATTAAAAGAAGCAGAAGAATTTTTAAAACAAGCTAAAAGTCTGGCAAAATACTTAAGTGCAGCCTACCTGGTTCTGGATTGCTATAATCAATGGATCAATTATTATGAAATTATTAATGATTATAAAAACGCATTTTATTATAGTAAAAAAATTGACACAGTGAAAGATTCATTAATTAGTAAACAAAATGTTTCTGTAATAAAAACTATGGAATCAATATATAAAGCTGAAAAATCTGAGAGAGAAAAAGCAATATTACAAAAAGATAAAGAGTTAGCAGAAAAACAACGAGATTATTTTATTCTAATTACACTTTTAATTCTTTTGATAGCAGTTATTACATATAGTCGTTACATTACAAAGAAAATTGCAAACGAAAAATTGAAGAAACTTAATTTGATGAAAGATACTCTTTTTAGAATTATAGCTCACGATTTAAGAAATCCTTTTAGTATAATGTTTGGTTATATAAATTTACTAAAAGATAATTATGACACATTAAACGATGAAGAAAAATTAACCTTCATAACAAACATGGGAAAAGCTGCTAAGCAAAATCTTCACTTGCTGGAAAATTTATTATTGTGGTCACGTTTGCAGACTGGCAAACTTGAAGTAAATATGAGAGTATTAGATTTATATGAAATAATTATTGAAAACTTTTTAGCACTGAGCGAATTAGCAAAAGATAAAAATATAAATCTCGAAACCTCAATCAATGATGAACTGAAAGTGAAAGCAGATGAAAACATGCTCAATTTTATATTAAAAAACTTAATTCATAATGGGATTAAATATACTCATAAAGGAGGCAAGGTCTATGTAAGTGCAGAGAAGATGGATAAGTTTGTAAAAATAAATATTGAAGATAATGGTACAGGATTAGATGAGTTAACAAAGAGTAAACTTTTTGAATATGATTTAAATAAAAGAAAAAATGGTACAGAAGGAGAAGGAGGTTCTGGACTGGGATTAATAATTTGTAAAGAGTTTATAGAAAAGCTTGGTGGAAATTTGTATGTGTTTAGTGAGCTTAATAAGGGAACAAAATTTTCATTTACATTACCATCTGCAAATTGA
- a CDS encoding sensor histidine kinase: MRKRNSLAHDLAIFILAQIVWLALLGLWIYWYISNYLIFEKVGEKVSPQIVINTPNVFPFVGGIVLLVGLSFSMVLIFRHLNVQINLTRLYDNFIANITHELKSPLSSIQLYLETLNSRNVPAEKQKEFIDQMLRDTARLQKLISTILEISALESRKNKANFEVYDSCEILDRLIKESAEQFRLKDNAINFQCINSAKIFIDVNAFKMVFDNLIDNSIKYTTGEPKIIVSVNTFFNKVEIYFKDYGIGIPPNEQKNIFQKFYRIYDKDIPNVKGTGLGLYLVKEIIRNHKGKISVKSEGKGKGTTFIIELPIIKRTTKSKKL, encoded by the coding sequence ATGCGTAAAAGAAATTCGCTTGCTCATGACCTTGCTATTTTTATTCTTGCACAAATTGTTTGGCTTGCACTTCTTGGATTGTGGATCTACTGGTATATATCAAACTATCTGATATTTGAAAAGGTTGGAGAAAAGGTATCTCCTCAAATTGTAATTAATACCCCCAACGTTTTTCCTTTTGTTGGTGGAATAGTTTTACTTGTTGGTTTGTCATTTAGTATGGTTCTGATTTTCAGACATTTAAATGTGCAGATAAATTTAACAAGACTATATGATAATTTTATTGCTAACATAACTCACGAATTAAAATCCCCATTATCTTCAATTCAACTTTATCTTGAAACTCTGAATTCCCGAAATGTTCCTGCAGAAAAGCAAAAAGAATTCATTGATCAGATGTTAAGAGATACAGCAAGATTGCAAAAACTTATAAGTACTATACTTGAAATATCTGCTCTTGAGAGCAGAAAAAATAAAGCAAACTTTGAAGTATATGATTCATGTGAAATACTTGATCGTCTAATAAAAGAATCAGCAGAACAATTCAGATTGAAGGATAACGCTATTAACTTCCAATGTATTAACTCAGCAAAAATTTTTATTGATGTTAATGCCTTTAAAATGGTATTTGATAATCTTATTGATAACTCTATCAAATACACTACAGGTGAACCAAAAATAATTGTGTCAGTTAATACATTTTTTAATAAAGTTGAAATATATTTCAAAGATTACGGAATCGGGATTCCACCTAACGAGCAAAAAAATATTTTTCAGAAGTTTTACAGAATTTACGATAAAGACATACCTAATGTAAAAGGCACTGGACTTGGTCTTTACCTGGTTAAAGAAATTATAAGAAATCATAAAGGAAAAATTTCCGTAAAAAGTGAAGGCAAAGGTAAAGGTACAACTTTTATAATTGAACTTCCTATAATAAAGAGAACAACAAAAAGTAAGAAACTATGA
- a CDS encoding peptidoglycan DD-metalloendopeptidase family protein, whose product NTFGSGKFYLSVSFTKNTTIKNYPNCVYYLDGNVWVIGGATLTIESGVQVNLGNYNFHVGYWSSESGVLQANGVTFTGSGNGILQFEYTATGQLIYCEFAYQLKVNARQQANVVINQSNFGVMCSVENTSSIVLNAKNNYWGDPSGPKHSTNPNGQGARVSDKVDFIPFKTSLIPTILYWPVTETYTVTQDYGAYNEIGNSKYHTGIDLVTSNRLVVATFSGTVHSIKNNTDGWGNAIIINHGEGIYSLYAHLASFAQNFSIGQLITVGQLIGTMGSTGNVTGVHLHFEVKTDGSWGNGYTDDIPDGYGYKDPRLYILPFFEADISPVVVRVTSNDTLDVRSGPSPEYALLTRLIPNQRYVAYKANSNWYKIYLPNASGPISGWSISTSSLTEEPTARYLQIINTGGTGLFVRTEAGTNFPPVKTKNGFTNLKVWDDQRFPIIDQTTVGGVTWYKIDLPTLASQSQGWISGDFVTGIVNSDQTIPEYFLLRQNYPNPFNLSTTISFDLPSKSFVSLKVFDVLGKEVSNLVSEELPAGTYSRQWNAVGLASGIYFYRLQAGSFIETKKLILMK is encoded by the coding sequence AACACTTTTGGTAGTGGGAAGTTCTATCTTTCTGTTTCATTCACAAAGAACACTACAATTAAGAACTATCCAAATTGTGTATACTACTTGGATGGCAACGTTTGGGTAATAGGCGGAGCCACATTAACGATCGAAAGTGGGGTGCAGGTCAACCTGGGAAATTACAACTTCCATGTTGGTTACTGGAGTAGTGAATCTGGTGTCTTACAAGCTAATGGAGTCACGTTTACTGGGAGTGGTAACGGGATCCTTCAGTTCGAATACACTGCCACCGGGCAATTAATATACTGTGAATTTGCCTATCAACTGAAAGTGAATGCGCGTCAGCAAGCAAATGTTGTTATAAATCAATCAAATTTTGGAGTAATGTGCTCTGTGGAGAATACATCATCTATCGTCTTGAATGCAAAGAATAATTATTGGGGAGATCCCAGTGGGCCAAAACATTCAACAAATCCAAACGGCCAAGGTGCGAGGGTCAGTGATAAGGTAGACTTTATACCTTTTAAAACTTCACTTATACCTACTATACTTTATTGGCCAGTAACAGAGACATACACGGTAACTCAGGACTACGGTGCCTACAACGAGATTGGCAATTCCAAGTACCACACTGGAATTGATTTAGTTACAAGCAATCGATTGGTTGTTGCAACATTTTCTGGTACGGTTCATAGCATTAAGAACAACACGGATGGTTGGGGGAATGCAATAATTATAAATCACGGGGAAGGCATTTACAGTCTGTATGCCCACCTAGCCAGTTTTGCCCAGAATTTCTCCATTGGGCAATTAATCACGGTTGGGCAACTGATTGGAACGATGGGCAGTACAGGTAACGTAACGGGAGTACATCTCCACTTTGAAGTAAAAACGGATGGTTCGTGGGGTAATGGTTACACAGATGATATTCCGGATGGTTATGGATATAAAGATCCACGATTATATATCTTGCCTTTCTTTGAGGCTGATATTTCTCCGGTTGTTGTACGGGTTACATCAAATGATACTCTTGATGTGAGATCGGGTCCTTCCCCCGAGTACGCTCTTTTGACTAGACTAATTCCGAATCAACGATATGTAGCTTACAAAGCAAACAGCAATTGGTACAAAATCTATTTACCAAATGCAAGTGGACCCATCTCAGGTTGGTCGATTAGTACATCGTCACTTACTGAGGAACCTACTGCACGTTATTTGCAAATAATAAATACAGGCGGTACTGGTCTCTTTGTCAGAACAGAAGCAGGAACGAATTTTCCACCAGTAAAGACAAAGAACGGATTTACAAATCTCAAAGTCTGGGATGATCAACGTTTTCCAATCATTGACCAAACTACTGTGGGTGGTGTAACATGGTACAAGATAGATTTACCAACTTTGGCCAGTCAATCTCAAGGGTGGATTAGCGGTGACTTTGTAACTGGAATTGTCAATTCTGATCAAACTATCCCCGAATATTTTTTGCTTCGCCAGAATTATCCTAATCCATTTAATCTTTCAACCACTATATCATTTGATCTACCATCGAAATCTTTTGTATCATTAAAGGTTTTTGATGTTTTAGGAAAAGAGGTTTCTAATCTTGTTTCTGAAGAGCTGCCTGCTGGAACATATTCACGACAATGGAATGCGGTAGGTTTAGCAAGTGGAATATATTTCTACCGTTTGCAAGCTGGTTCATTTATAGAAACAAAGAAATTAATATTAATGAAATAA
- a CDS encoding alpha/beta hydrolase gives MKYFDPVTQDPIYVNNRYSSSMRPVVFESNGCKVLGTLLLASGEELHPVIILLHGFPGNETNMDLAHVFRRQGFNVLIFHYRGCWGSEGDYSWKNLIEDLDAAIKFLRTDESKDLYRIDSKKIILIGYSMGGFAAMYYSVFHKEIKNVASIAGFNPGAFGEILELSKEIYEHSLDKINFATQLVKNTTAEKLLNELIEYKNEWNLLNYVSKLSQKNLLLIAAEYDSTAPLEIHHIPLVAALSLINAENFVQYVLGCGHSFIDKRIELARIISNWLSRVEF, from the coding sequence ATGAAATATTTTGATCCTGTAACACAAGACCCGATTTATGTAAATAATCGATATTCCTCTTCGATGAGACCAGTAGTTTTTGAAAGCAATGGTTGTAAAGTGTTAGGGACTTTGCTTCTTGCTTCTGGCGAAGAATTACATCCTGTTATAATTCTATTACATGGATTTCCTGGAAATGAAACTAACATGGACTTAGCTCATGTATTTAGAAGGCAGGGATTTAATGTTCTGATTTTTCACTATCGCGGTTGCTGGGGTAGCGAAGGTGATTATTCATGGAAAAATTTAATAGAAGATTTGGATGCAGCAATAAAATTTTTGAGAACAGATGAATCAAAAGATTTATACAGAATAGATAGCAAGAAAATTATACTTATTGGTTATAGCATGGGTGGTTTTGCTGCAATGTATTATTCAGTATTCCATAAAGAGATAAAAAATGTTGCATCAATTGCTGGATTTAATCCAGGAGCTTTTGGTGAAATTTTGGAATTGAGTAAAGAAATTTATGAACATAGTTTAGATAAAATTAATTTTGCAACACAACTTGTTAAAAATACTACAGCAGAAAAATTACTGAATGAATTAATAGAATATAAAAATGAATGGAACTTATTAAATTATGTTAGCAAGTTATCACAAAAAAATCTTTTACTAATTGCTGCCGAATATGATTCAACAGCTCCACTTGAAATTCACCATATTCCATTAGTTGCAGCACTTAGTCTTATTAATGCTGAAAATTTTGTTCAATATGTTCTTGGTTGTGGTCATTCATTTATTGATAAAAGAATTGAACTTGCTAGAATAATTTCAAACTGGTTATCAAGAGTAGAGTTTTAA
- a CDS encoding pyridoxal phosphate-dependent decarboxylase family protein codes for MEKKKNLCDMPAEEFKDAGFKLIEWSANYLNNIEKLPVLPDIKPGDIKLKLPTEPPENGEKFDEIISDIDKIILPGITHWQHPNFMAYFASTASGPGILADIVSSTFNSNGMVWKSSPALTELEQTVLEWYRKILNLSEEFKGIIYDTASVSSLHGIAAARENLNLNIRNKGMTGIPKLRLYCSEQAHSSIDKAAITLGIGLEGIKKIPVDSDFQLIPAELEKAIEDDIKNGILPFCVVATIGTTSTTSVDPVDKIAEICKKYNLWLHVDAAYAGVTAMLPEMKDYFIGINEADSIVTNPHKWLFVPIDLSVFYTKKPEVLKRAFSLVPEYLKTNEDSLVDNLMDYGIQLGRRFRALKLWFVIRYFGVNGLKERIREHIRLAKLFASWIDEHPMFERLAPTHFSTVCFRAKIDGMNEDSLNNLNEKLINEINSTGKLFLTHTKLNNKFTLRLVVSGIRQEERHVKQAWDLINKKLHELINLK; via the coding sequence ATGGAAAAGAAAAAAAATTTATGCGATATGCCTGCTGAAGAGTTTAAAGATGCAGGTTTTAAATTAATTGAATGGTCAGCAAATTATCTTAACAATATTGAAAAACTTCCTGTTCTGCCTGATATTAAACCTGGTGATATAAAACTAAAATTGCCAACTGAACCACCAGAAAATGGAGAAAAGTTTGATGAAATTATTTCTGATATCGATAAAATAATTTTACCAGGTATTACTCACTGGCAACATCCAAATTTTATGGCTTATTTTGCTTCAACTGCAAGTGGTCCGGGAATTCTGGCAGATATTGTTAGTTCAACTTTTAATTCGAATGGAATGGTCTGGAAATCTTCACCTGCATTAACAGAACTTGAACAAACTGTACTTGAATGGTATCGCAAAATTTTAAATCTTTCAGAAGAATTCAAAGGTATAATTTACGATACTGCTTCAGTAAGTTCATTACATGGAATTGCAGCTGCACGTGAAAATCTTAATCTTAATATAAGAAATAAAGGAATGACAGGAATACCTAAACTTAGACTTTATTGTTCGGAACAAGCACATTCTTCAATTGATAAAGCTGCAATTACACTGGGAATTGGTTTAGAAGGAATTAAAAAAATTCCAGTAGATTCTGATTTTCAATTAATTCCAGCCGAACTTGAAAAAGCAATTGAAGATGATATAAAAAATGGAATTCTTCCTTTTTGCGTAGTAGCTACGATTGGTACAACATCTACAACAAGTGTAGATCCAGTGGACAAAATCGCAGAGATTTGTAAAAAATATAATTTATGGTTACATGTTGATGCAGCTTATGCTGGAGTTACAGCCATGCTTCCAGAAATGAAAGATTATTTTATAGGAATAAATGAAGCAGATTCTATTGTTACTAATCCGCACAAATGGCTTTTTGTCCCGATTGACTTAAGTGTATTTTATACAAAAAAACCTGAAGTATTAAAACGAGCTTTTTCACTTGTACCTGAATATTTGAAAACAAACGAAGATTCACTGGTCGATAATTTAATGGATTATGGAATTCAACTTGGAAGAAGATTTCGTGCATTGAAGTTATGGTTTGTTATTAGATATTTTGGAGTAAATGGATTAAAAGAAAGAATTAGAGAACATATTCGTTTAGCAAAACTATTTGCAAGCTGGATTGATGAACATCCAATGTTCGAAAGACTTGCCCCAACTCATTTTAGCACTGTTTGTTTTAGAGCTAAGATTGATGGAATGAACGAAGATTCCTTAAATAATCTAAATGAAAAATTAATTAATGAGATTAATTCAACTGGAAAACTTTTTTTAACTCACACTAAACTTAATAATAAGTTTACTTTAAGACTTGTTGTATCTGGAATAAGACAGGAAGAAAGGCATGTAAAACAAGCATGGGATTTGATTAATAAGAAATTGCATGAATTAATTAATTTGAAGTAA